One Cryptomeria japonica chromosome 9, Sugi_1.0, whole genome shotgun sequence genomic window carries:
- the LOC131056737 gene encoding protein DMP3-like: MKQSSRNVKSNEESLIPSSSKKTTTSTSSVVNSTLSSASNIAKILPTGILFVFQALSNLLSSGKECQTSDKYLVGVVVGILGIACFFFSLVDTFTDASTGKVYYGIATVKGLATGNEIKPSNESEYKIKSKDLVHAAMAVFVFCVIALTDQKVVHCLYPSEEANIQKIYQGLLVALGALSGVMVVKLPSKRQGITSPVTKA; this comes from the coding sequence ATGAAGCAGTCAAGCCGCAATGTCAAGTCTAATGAAGAAAGCTTAATCCCCAGTTCTTCAAAAAAGACAACGACGAGCACTTCAAGTGTGGTCAATAGCACATTATCTTCGGCatcaaatattgcaaaaatattgccCACTGGAATTTTGTTTGTGTTTCAGGCTCTTTCTAATCTTCTCTCCAGTGGTAAAGAATGCCAAACATCAGATAAGTATTTAGTAGGGGTGGTTGTGGGTATTCTTGGAATAGCATGCTTCTTTTTTTCACTGGTAGACACCTTCACAGATGCTTCCACAGGCAAGGTTTATTATGGGATTGCCACCGTCAAAGGGTTAGCCACTGGTAATGAAATTAAGCCTTCAAATGAGTCTGAGTATAAGATTAAATCTAAGGATTTGGTTCATGCAGCTATGGCAGTTTTTGTATTTTGTGTGATAGCCCTCACAGACCAAAAAGTGGTGCATTGTTTATATCCATCGGAAGAAGCCAATATACAGAAGATATACCAGGGACTTCTTGTTGCGCTGGGTGCActtagtggtgttatggttgttaaGCTTCCCTCCAAAAGGCAAGGAATCACTAGTCCAGTTACCAAAGCATGA